Proteins encoded in a region of the Diadema setosum chromosome 7, eeDiaSeto1, whole genome shotgun sequence genome:
- the LOC140231110 gene encoding anoctamin-8-like, whose product MEKTSTMLKAQAKDAVQHAKLFGENFARTNKYMRANRLWLHTVPTQDCEVVVIFPAKAGDSVLMWVLARLKERLPELLVAVRNHAHTGTCGLYLSASFESLLKGAESLSIRKPLKTEYGGGLKEFTCLEASMFEGIDDQEEFLSSQERQAIINHMLENLRAVEGDKLGKVKFVDNEPIVPKLQAKGVVSKVFPLHKQEDLKILKKTWVQAFLKPQPLDAVCDYFGVKIAMYFAWLGHYTQALVFPAIFGLLVTLYVDEEDQVSQDRSVVFFSIFNIIWASLHLEVWKRKGAALAYQWGTMDSKHELIEEPRPQYKGDLVVSAVSGKLQPYYPSWKRNIFRYFVTLPVIILCCSITFVSMYLILEFQEWVNLHIDQGSCPSWVGYIPKIILTGSISISDVFFKRVARWLNRMENYRLQSMHENQLILKLVTVQFINHFLHLFYIAFVLQDITRLRKTLATVFILRQLTGNLKESVLPYITETLKVYQMTYQTASKVERTLSETSSTAGDDKLDSPDQERGTTEDSESCNFETTSPEERKSSTSSDEEKFTITQAELESVMKSYEDTFDDYLEMLIQFGYVILFSSAFPMAGMCALINNIIEIRSDAFKLCSSMHRPFGQRVENIGSWQQALEVMGIVGVIVNCALLGTFGQVGRAFPSLTPFGVLMFVVVLEHVILAVKMAISMGIPDIPYWVSIEMAKLEYNRREALKKTELAALHCAKEGKAKESSTGKDREEGTKKDDGGTGAGAAPKLKRPQPGKVWPSSMAEAAANFKLFEKAGKSDKAVSTSDLEDWQISAHQEVDASDSAPVEKSAEEKKVD is encoded by the exons ATGGAGAAAACTAGCACCATGCTGAAGGCACAGGCCAAGGATGCAGTGCAACATG CGAAGCTGTTTGGGGAGAACTTTGCCCGCACCAACAAGTACATGCGTGCCAACAGGCTGTGGCTGCACACGGTACCCACCCAGGACTGCGAGGTGGTGGTCATATTCCCGGCCAAGGCCGGTGACTCAGTCCTCATGTGGGTCCTGGCCAGGCTCAAGGAGAGACTACCGGAGCTGCTAGTGGCCGTCAGGAACCACGCCCACACTGGCACCTGTGGGTTGTACCTGTCGGCGTCATTCGAAAG CCTCTTGAAAGGAGCTGAGAGTCTATCCATCCGCAAGCCACTGAAAACAGAGTATGGAGGAGGTCTGAAGGAGTTCACGTGCCTAGAGGCAAGCATGTTTGAAGGCATCGACGACCAGGAAGAGTTTCTCTCGTCACAG GAACGACAAGCTATCATCAACCACATGCTTGAAAATCTGCGTGCTGTAGAGGGCGACAAACTGGGTAAGGTGAAGTTTGTTGACAACGAGCCCATTGTGCCTAAGCTGCAAGCCAAAGGTGTCGTCTCCAAAGTTTTCCCACTCCACAAGCAAGAGGACCTCAAGATTCTCAAGAAGACTTGGGTCCAAGCCTTCTTAAAGCCTCAACCACTTG ATGCAGTGTGTGACTATTTTGGTGTAAAGATAGCCATGTACTTTGCCTGGCTGGGTCACTACACACAAGCATTGGTGTTTCCAGCAATCTTTGGCCTTCTTGTCACCTTGTATGTGGATGAGGAAGATCAG GTGAGTCAGGACAGGAGTGTCGTCTTCTTCTCCATCTTCAACATCATCTGGGCCTCCCTGCACCTGGAGGTGTGGAAGAGAAAAGGCGCGGCCCTGGCCTACCAGTGGGGGACGATGGATTCCAAGCACGAACTCATCGAGGAGCCGAGGCCTCAGTACAAA GGTGACTTGGTGGTCAGTGCAGTGTCCGGCAAGCTGCAGCCTTACTATCCGAGCTGGAAGAGGAACATCTTCCGCTACTTTGTCACACTTCCTGTCATCATCCTCTGCTGCTCCATCACGTTCGTCTCCATGTACCTCATCCTGGAGTTCCAGGAGTGGGTCAACCTCCACATCGATCAAGGAAGCTGCCCCTC GTGGGTGGGATACATTCCCAAGATCATTCTGACAGGATCTATCAGCATCAGTGATGTTTTCTTCAAGAGAGTGGCTCGCTGGCTGAACAGGATGGAGAACTACAGACTTCAGAGCATGCATGAAAACCAACTCATCCTGAAGCTAGTAACA GTGCAATTCATCAACCATTTCCTCCATCTGTTTTACATTGCCTTTGTGTTGCAAGACATAACAAGATTAAGAAAG ACATTAGCCACAGTATTCATCCTGAGACAGCTGACTGGCAACCTGAAGGAGTCGGTTCTGCCGTATATCACAGAGACGCTGAAAGTATACCAGATGACCTACCAGACAGCCAGCAAGGTGGAGCGAACGTTGAGCGAAACTTCAAGCACTGCAGGAGATGACAAACTGGATTCTCCAGACCAAGAACGAGGTACGACAGAGGACAGCGAAAGCTGCAACTTTG AGACAACATCACCAGAAGAGAGAAAGTCCTCTACTTCTTCAGACGAGGAGAAGTTCACCATTACACAGGCAGAGCTGGAGTCAGTAATGAAGTCTTACGAG GATACGTTTGATGACTACCTCGAGATGTTGATCCAGTTTGGTTACGTCATCCTGTTCTCCTCAGCGTTTCCCATGGCGGGGATGTGCGCCCTCATCAACAACATCATCGAAATCAGGAGCGACGCCTTCAAGCTCTGCTCCAGCATGCACCGACCCTTTGGACAGCGAGTGGAGAACATTGGATCTTGGCAA CAAGCTCTGGAGGTGATGGGCATTGTGGGAGTGATTGTCAACTGTGCCTTGCTCGGAACCTTTGGTCAGGTGGGCAGGGCATTCCCCAGCCTGACGCCCTTTGGTGTCCTCATGTTTGTGGTTGTGTTGGAG CATGTTATTCTGGCAGTCAAGATGGCTATCTCGATGGGCATTCCGGACATTCCATATTGGGTCTCCATAGAGATGGCCAAACTGGAGTATAACAGGAGAGAGGCACTGAAG AAAACGGAACTTGCCGCACTACACTGTGCCAAAGAGGGCAAAGCTAAGGAATCTTCCACTGGCAAAGATAGGGAGGAAGGCACCAAGAAGGATGATGGAGGGACAGGTGCTGGTGCTGCCCCGAAACTCAAGAGGCCGCAGCCGGGCAAAGTCTGGCCGTCAAGCATGGCAGAAGCTGCGGCCAACTTCAAGCTGTTTGAGAAGGCAGGCAAGAGTGACAAGGCAGTCTCCACCAGCGACTTGGAGGATTGGCAGATCAGTGCTCATCAAGAGGTGGATGCAAGCGACTCTGCCCCAGTCGAGAAGTCCGCGGAAGAAAAGAAAGTTGACTGA